One Hyphomicrobiales bacterium genomic window carries:
- a CDS encoding conserved hypothetical protein (Evidence 4 : Unknown function but conserved in other organisms), translating to MTDDDREGFEPQDAPDDAGDPAAAFEALRRSVEKLTRDLGGEMTVIRRGVETAFDQLEKLQQPTDYGPDLGRIVQQLAHVGMRLEAVEQSPVLRNGPEHYARALERGGESLVNTAARQLERQATDLERSANSLARRLAGARERYVQDRWLWSAGTAGLVAGVLLTLFLPRALPFSADTRTAALIMGSDRISAGYAMIGAADPLETGKMEWGRRFYDFNGDPISACLKTAKQTGKDQKCTITVPAMAQQ from the coding sequence ATGACCGACGATGACAGGGAAGGATTCGAGCCGCAGGACGCGCCCGACGACGCCGGCGACCCGGCCGCCGCGTTCGAGGCGTTACGGCGGTCGGTCGAGAAGCTGACCCGCGACCTTGGCGGCGAAATGACCGTCATCCGGCGCGGCGTGGAAACGGCGTTCGACCAGCTTGAGAAACTACAGCAGCCGACCGACTACGGCCCCGATCTTGGCCGCATCGTCCAGCAGCTCGCCCATGTCGGTATGCGTCTTGAGGCGGTCGAGCAATCGCCGGTCCTGCGCAATGGCCCGGAACATTACGCCCGCGCGCTCGAGCGCGGCGGCGAAAGCCTGGTCAACACCGCCGCGCGGCAGCTCGAGCGCCAGGCAACTGACCTCGAGCGCTCCGCCAATAGTCTGGCCCGCCGCCTCGCCGGCGCGCGCGAACGGTATGTTCAGGATCGTTGGTTGTGGAGCGCGGGAACTGCCGGCCTGGTCGCCGGTGTGCTGTTGACGCTGTTTTTGCCGCGCGCGCTGCCATTCTCGGCTGATACCCGTACTGCCGCCCTTATCATGGGGAGCGATCGCATCAGCGCTGGCTACGCCATGATTGGCGCGGCCGACCCACTCGAAACCGGCAAGATGGAGTGGGGGCGCAGGTTCTATGATTTCAATGGCGATCCGATATCCGCCTGTTTGAAGACGGCGAAACAGACAGGGAAGGACCAGAAATGCACCATTACCGTGCCGGCGATGGCGCAGCAGTAG
- a CDS encoding hypothetical protein (Evidence 5 : Unknown function) yields the protein MSVAVETAPIALESRHAWFLYCCAIAGTVMVHFWSFPVCFAVFKQADIGSPLKS from the coding sequence ATGTCTGTGGCCGTCGAAACTGCACCGATCGCACTTGAATCGCGCCATGCCTGGTTCCTCTACTGCTGCGCCATCGCCGGCACGGTAATGGTGCATTTCTGGTCCTTCCCTGTCTGTTTCGCCGTCTTCAAACAGGCGGATATCGGATCGCCATTGAAATCATAG
- a CDS encoding Indole-3-acetamide hydrolase produces MTSIDEITRKPAQVLAGLIRERELSCLEVTSAFLKRIDDINPKINAFCTVLHEAALAAAAQADQAFTSGSPIGPLHGLPVALKDLTPTKGVRTTRGSRLFENAVPAEDAELVRRLKKAGAIVIGKTNTPEFGHKGETDNLIFGPTRNPWRLDRTPGGSSGGSAAAVAAGLVPFAEGSDGAGSIRIPASMCGIFGFKPSYGRVPDVAGPFSSHTPFFHNGPLARSVGDATLLYQAMVGADSADPFSVPTDQDVLMSLDHGVAGLRVAFSVNLGYFEVSDEVKLACTRATEAFAALGCVVDEVEVDFDRELEAAFFTLWCAKLATVYSNITDSEFSLLEPVVQGLIEQGRRLSAVEFGRANLMREVVWSRLCSIFDKYDVLICPTTAVSAFPIENGPPATINGASINRLLGWFLTYPFNFTGNPAASVPCGFSHDGLPIGMQIIGRRLDDGLVLRASRTFERLSPWPKLANPSF; encoded by the coding sequence ATGACATCCATCGACGAGATTACGAGGAAGCCTGCACAGGTATTAGCCGGGCTGATTCGCGAGCGCGAGCTATCATGCCTGGAAGTTACCTCGGCTTTCTTGAAAAGGATCGATGACATCAATCCAAAGATAAATGCATTTTGTACCGTCCTACACGAAGCGGCGCTCGCTGCGGCGGCGCAAGCCGATCAAGCCTTCACAAGCGGTTCTCCGATCGGACCGCTCCACGGCCTGCCGGTGGCGCTCAAGGATTTGACCCCGACTAAGGGAGTTAGGACCACGCGCGGCTCGCGTCTTTTCGAAAACGCCGTGCCAGCTGAGGACGCTGAGCTCGTCAGGAGGCTCAAGAAAGCCGGAGCCATTGTCATCGGCAAAACAAATACACCGGAGTTTGGGCATAAAGGCGAGACGGATAATCTCATTTTCGGCCCGACGCGCAACCCGTGGCGTCTCGATCGCACTCCTGGTGGATCGAGTGGGGGCTCAGCCGCTGCCGTAGCTGCGGGATTGGTTCCGTTTGCAGAGGGTAGCGATGGTGCGGGATCGATCCGAATCCCGGCGAGCATGTGCGGAATCTTCGGCTTCAAACCAAGCTACGGGCGAGTGCCCGATGTCGCTGGCCCATTCTCCAGCCACACTCCGTTCTTCCACAATGGTCCCCTGGCGCGAAGCGTGGGCGATGCCACGCTCCTATATCAGGCGATGGTTGGAGCCGACAGCGCTGATCCGTTCTCCGTTCCGACTGACCAGGATGTGCTGATGTCTCTTGACCACGGGGTTGCCGGCCTGCGCGTGGCATTCAGCGTGAATTTGGGGTACTTTGAGGTGTCCGATGAGGTGAAACTAGCCTGTACAAGGGCCACGGAGGCGTTTGCGGCGCTAGGTTGCGTCGTCGACGAGGTGGAGGTGGACTTCGACCGTGAATTGGAGGCGGCTTTCTTCACCCTCTGGTGTGCAAAGTTGGCGACTGTCTATTCCAACATCACGGACAGCGAATTCTCGTTGCTTGAGCCAGTGGTTCAGGGCCTGATCGAACAAGGCCGGCGATTGAGTGCCGTCGAATTTGGCCGCGCAAATCTCATGCGCGAAGTCGTTTGGAGTAGGCTGTGTTCTATTTTTGACAAGTATGATGTGTTGATCTGCCCAACAACAGCAGTTTCCGCCTTCCCTATTGAGAATGGGCCACCAGCTACGATCAACGGCGCGTCGATCAATCGCCTTCTGGGCTGGTTCCTGACTTATCCCTTCAACTTCACAGGAAATCCTGCCGCCTCCGTTCCTTGTGGATTTTCTCATGACGGCCTCCCAATCGGGATGCAGATTATCGGAAGGCGCCTCGATGACGGCTTGGTTTTACGAGCTTCCCGCACGTTCGAGCGTCTATCTCCTTGGCCCAAACTAGCAAATCCAAGCTTTTAA
- a CDS encoding Short chain fatty acids transporter: MPFIKSINLTYDAIMWLILVSGQSAESRAEMEKWFPDAFVFVLLAVLISFTGSLAIGAPVSSIVKAFGDGFWNLITFTLQASLVVIGGYVVASSPIATRAIRWLAGIPRSGPSAVAFVAAISCGSSLLNWAFSLIFGALLVKELARRHPHLDYRAASAAAILGVGSVWALGVSSAPAQLMANAASLPPALLQITGVIPFSQTIFLWQSMVMAGVLLTVTIAVAYFSAPRGSHAVTATSLGIDLNIKPVPTQKAERPGEWLECSRGLSLIIVCLGAAFLALTFAEMGFLKAISNLNIYNFLFLMLGLLLHGTPRSFTQSVSEAVPSVSGVLIQFPFYAGVAAILTHAAAPDGATLASAIAGAFTNVGRDLFDPAVAVYSAVLGIFIPSGGGKWLVEAPYVMQAAIDVKAHLGWTVQIYNAAEALPNLINPFWMIPVLGLVSLRPRDVVGFTFLQFLINAPLVLFMTWLFSKTLQYIPPVLP; encoded by the coding sequence ATGCCTTTCATTAAATCAATTAATTTGACTTATGATGCAATAATGTGGCTGATACTTGTGAGCGGTCAATCCGCAGAGAGCCGCGCAGAGATGGAGAAGTGGTTTCCCGATGCGTTCGTTTTCGTCCTTTTAGCCGTCCTTATCAGCTTCACTGGCTCGTTGGCGATCGGTGCCCCAGTCTCTTCGATCGTCAAAGCGTTTGGCGATGGTTTTTGGAACTTGATCACATTCACGCTCCAAGCCTCACTGGTCGTGATTGGCGGCTATGTTGTTGCGAGTTCCCCGATTGCTACTAGAGCAATCCGGTGGCTTGCAGGCATTCCTCGGTCAGGGCCGTCGGCTGTAGCCTTTGTGGCTGCGATAAGCTGTGGCAGCTCTCTGCTCAACTGGGCATTCAGCCTTATATTCGGCGCACTGCTCGTGAAGGAACTAGCGCGGCGACATCCACACCTTGATTACAGGGCTGCTTCTGCTGCGGCGATCCTCGGCGTCGGCAGTGTATGGGCACTCGGCGTGAGTTCTGCGCCAGCACAATTGATGGCAAACGCCGCAAGTCTACCCCCTGCCCTTTTGCAAATCACAGGCGTGATCCCTTTCAGCCAGACAATCTTCCTGTGGCAATCAATGGTGATGGCGGGAGTTCTGCTCACCGTTACTATCGCCGTTGCGTACTTTTCTGCGCCGCGCGGATCACATGCCGTTACCGCAACCTCACTCGGTATCGATCTAAACATTAAACCGGTGCCGACGCAAAAAGCGGAGCGCCCTGGCGAATGGCTCGAATGTAGCCGGGGCCTGAGCCTGATTATCGTCTGCCTGGGAGCGGCGTTTCTCGCACTCACGTTCGCGGAGATGGGTTTTCTTAAAGCCATCTCTAACCTCAACATTTACAACTTCCTCTTCCTGATGCTTGGCCTCCTGTTGCACGGGACACCGCGAAGCTTCACCCAATCCGTGTCGGAAGCGGTGCCTTCCGTTAGCGGTGTGCTGATTCAGTTTCCGTTTTATGCAGGTGTTGCAGCCATTCTTACCCATGCAGCCGCTCCGGATGGCGCGACATTGGCCTCAGCAATTGCAGGTGCCTTTACCAACGTCGGTCGGGACCTATTCGATCCGGCCGTCGCGGTCTATTCGGCCGTGCTCGGAATCTTCATTCCGTCTGGGGGAGGCAAATGGCTAGTTGAAGCGCCATATGTCATGCAGGCGGCAATCGACGTGAAGGCACACTTAGGCTGGACCGTTCAAATCTACAACGCCGCAGAGGCGCTACCGAATCTCATCAATCCGTTCTGGATGATCCCGGTGCTTGGCCTCGTTTCGCTTAGACCTCGCGATGTTGTTGGGTTTACGTTCCTGCAGTTTTTGATCAATGCGCCGCTCGTCCTTTTCATGACATGGCTCTTCTCTAAGACGCTGCAGTATATTCCGCCGGTACTGCCGTGA
- a CDS encoding LysR family transcriptional regulator translates to MERRQLEYFVAVAEQGGFGRASAALNVTQSAISQAIGQLERELRTKLFLRTGRHAILTAAGHAALTPARQALRDLGTIRAIVADVMGLAGGRLDIATFPPLAEWPVGAVVGAFRKEHPAVTIHIKGPTWARIPEVAEMVRDGRCELGFTDDSELAHGLIAHPLEPQDYVGILPPGTVIADDGVISLEDIVARGLIVGPWWETSPPYMELRANYPDLVQNAIAVRIEYREAYVPLVVSGAGAAILPRFVGELASAAGATVAELACPIWLKTLLVQRPGDMAPAAREFRDVTLQLYGRVEAPADIPESQSHST, encoded by the coding sequence ATGGAGCGCCGACAACTGGAATACTTCGTTGCAGTCGCAGAGCAGGGCGGATTTGGGCGTGCGTCGGCAGCACTGAACGTGACCCAGTCGGCTATTTCGCAAGCCATCGGACAGTTGGAGAGAGAACTCCGTACTAAGCTGTTCTTGCGTACCGGTCGTCACGCCATCCTTACTGCAGCGGGTCACGCAGCCTTAACACCGGCACGGCAGGCGTTAAGGGATCTCGGCACAATTCGTGCGATCGTCGCAGATGTGATGGGTCTGGCAGGCGGGCGGTTAGACATAGCGACCTTTCCTCCGCTTGCCGAATGGCCGGTTGGCGCGGTCGTTGGGGCATTCCGGAAGGAACATCCCGCCGTAACGATACACATTAAAGGCCCAACATGGGCGCGGATACCGGAAGTCGCCGAAATGGTCCGGGATGGTCGGTGCGAGCTAGGATTCACTGACGATAGCGAACTTGCGCATGGCCTGATCGCCCACCCGCTCGAGCCCCAAGACTATGTTGGAATCCTACCACCCGGGACGGTTATTGCAGACGATGGCGTGATTTCACTTGAGGATATCGTGGCACGCGGCCTGATTGTAGGACCGTGGTGGGAAACATCGCCTCCGTATATGGAGCTTCGGGCGAATTATCCAGATCTGGTACAGAATGCAATTGCTGTTCGAATTGAGTACCGGGAAGCTTACGTTCCACTCGTCGTCTCCGGAGCTGGGGCGGCAATTCTGCCGAGATTTGTCGGAGAACTCGCTTCTGCAGCGGGCGCTACGGTAGCGGAATTAGCTTGCCCGATTTGGCTCAAAACCCTTCTAGTTCAGCGGCCCGGAGACATGGCGCCTGCAGCGCGCGAGTTCCGCGATGTTACCTTGCAGCTTTATGGCAGAGTAGAAGCGCCGGCCGATATTCCTGAAAGTCAATCACATTCAACATGA
- a CDS encoding putative membrane transporter protein (Evidence 3 : Putative function from multiple computational evidences) produces MIRATSYREYSKIRVNVVSVGIFALSALVIFVAAFVQGTTGLGFALIAAPIIGLIDPKLLPVLVLVLMIPLNLFVAWRERRAVDVMGAAWIMAGRVAGTGGGLWLLLAIPLNNLNLLVGISTIFAASVSLIAPPFKPGSRALIAVGAITGVTETATGIGGPPLALAYQHRSAPVLRSTIATCFLLGEIISLIVLSASGQIDAEQIQMALFLLPVLGLGALLSSAIHHKIDGPLVRTLVLAFALLSGIAVTIRGW; encoded by the coding sequence ATGATAAGAGCAACTTCCTATCGAGAGTACTCGAAAATAAGGGTGAATGTAGTGAGTGTTGGTATTTTTGCCTTATCAGCGCTGGTAATATTTGTTGCTGCGTTCGTGCAGGGCACAACAGGCCTTGGATTTGCGTTGATCGCGGCGCCAATTATCGGGTTGATTGACCCGAAATTACTACCTGTTCTTGTTCTCGTTTTGATGATTCCATTGAACCTGTTTGTAGCTTGGAGGGAGCGCCGTGCCGTCGATGTTATGGGCGCGGCATGGATCATGGCAGGACGTGTGGCAGGCACCGGAGGTGGGTTGTGGTTGCTTCTTGCCATCCCTCTTAACAATCTCAATCTCCTTGTTGGGATATCGACGATCTTTGCTGCATCAGTCTCTTTGATTGCTCCCCCATTCAAACCGGGCAGCCGAGCGTTAATCGCCGTTGGTGCCATAACAGGAGTCACCGAGACGGCCACAGGAATTGGCGGGCCGCCACTGGCTCTGGCCTATCAGCACCGATCCGCACCTGTGTTACGTTCAACGATTGCGACATGTTTTCTACTTGGGGAGATTATATCTCTCATTGTGCTTTCGGCTTCAGGCCAAATTGATGCCGAGCAGATCCAAATGGCTCTGTTTCTGCTTCCTGTCCTAGGTCTTGGTGCGCTGCTAAGTAGCGCTATCCACCACAAGATCGACGGCCCCCTCGTTCGAACACTTGTGCTCGCGTTCGCATTGCTTTCAGGTATCGCTGTCACAATTCGAGGCTGGTAA
- a CDS encoding hypothetical protein (Evidence 5 : Unknown function): MADFCTAAYTPTLTFNALPSDMGALMISYGNAFH; encoded by the coding sequence GTGGCCGATTTTTGCACCGCCGCTTATACCCCAACGCTTACTTTCAACGCGCTGCCCTCAGATATGGGAGCACTTATGATTAGCTACGGTAATGCCTTTCATTAA